The DNA region AAGCCGGGAAGAGATCGCCGTCTGGAAAGTCAGCCGCGCAAACCAGATCACTCTGCTGGAGGCAATCCGCAACAGCAAAGCTACGGTGCTCTTTGGCGTCACCGGACAAGCCGGCGCTTTTAACGACGAGGTGATCGCCGCCATGGCGGACAACACCCCGCTGCCGCTGATCATGCCGCTCTCCAATCCCACGGCCAAAGCCGAATGCACACCGGAGACCATCGCCCGGGTGACTAACGGCAATTATCTAACCGCCACCGGCAGCCCCTTCAAGCCGGTAATGGTCAACGGTCGGGAGCGCGCGGTGTCGCAATGCAACAACCTGTATATCTTTCCGGGCGTCGGACTGGGCGCGCTCATCTCCGGCTCACCCCGGGTGACGGATCGCATGTTCATGGCTGCCTCCGAAGCCCTGAGCAATCTCGTGACCGCTGAAGAACTCAACAGCGGCAAACTGTTGCCGCACATCAGCAACATCCGCTATGTCTCCAGCCAGGTGGCACTGGCCGTGGCCAGAGAGGCGCGCGAAAGCGGACTGGGCGCCCGCGGGGACGACGAAAAACTGCTGCAGATGATCCTCAACGCCATGTGGGAGCCCAAGTATTTGCCGTTGCGCTATCACAAGCCGGATTTTTCTTTTTGATGGATCGTTGGGCCGGCTATACCGAAAAGAACCGCCGGTGATGACCCGGACGTGGAAAAGAACTTTCTGTCTCGAGCATTCTTAAATGAAAGACTGGCAGAAAAAAATTGATGATCTGCAGCAGGCCGGCCTGACGCTGCGAGTGGAAAAGGGCGGCCGTGTGATCTTTGCTTCATCAGAACCCATGCTCAAGCCTCTGCTGCTCTGCTTGCAGCAAAGGCGGAGCGAGATAGCCGGCGCCACAGTGATCGATAAAATCGTCGGCCGCGCTGCAGCCTATTTATGTGTAAAAGGAAAAGTGGCTGAGGTGATCACGCCGCTGGCCAGCCTTGGCGCGCAGGATGTCTTGCAGCAGGCCGGTATTCCCTTGCAGGCCCAACGGGTGGTGGCGCAGATTATGAATCGGGATAACACCGGGCCCTGTCCCATGGAGCAACTGGCCGGCGAAGCGCTGTCGGCGGAGGGGTTCTACGAGACCTTGTGCGTTCGAATCGCAGCAAAGACGGTTTAAGGATAAAAGGCCAGCCCTCTTTTGTTCGCCTGAGGCTGGCCCTGTCATGCAGTTCCCCCCTACCTCATTTCCGTTGAAAAAGCCTTTTAGGTAATCTTTCCAAACCCCCTCGTTCCCTGCAGCCGTCTAACCACACCCCGGCAGCACTTCCAATCCATGCCCCTGCGTTCTCGTTAAAAAGCACCATGCAGCCATTGCACCACATAAAAGCAGCCGGCGGCCACCAGCGCGGAGAAGGGAATGGTCACCACCCAGGAGACGACGATGCGGCCGAAGATGCTCCATTTAACCTTGGTGGCGTTGGTTGTGGTCCCTACGCCAGCGATGGCGCCGGCGATCGTGTGCGTTGTAGATACCGGAATGCCCAGATGTGTGGCGATAAAGATGGTCGCGGCGCCGGCGGTCTCTGCACAAAAGCCGTGCACCGGTTTCAGTTTGGTCAGCCGCATGCCCATGGTTTTAACGATACGCCAACCGCCCATGGCGGTACCGAGCGCCATAGCGGTCTGGCAGGAGAGGATGATCCACATGGTTTTCAAGTCCAACAGGGAAAGCTGGGTATCGAGATCAAACATACCGGCGGCCACCAGCAGGGCCACAATGATACCCATGGTTTTTTGCGCATCGTTGCCCCCATGACCCAAAGAATAGAGCGCGGCAGAGAACAGCTGGCCTTTGCGAAAAAAGCTGTCCACTTCACTGGGGCGATATTTGCGGAATATCCAATAGACCAGCAGCATGAAGGAAAAGCCCGAAGCCATGCCGATCATCGGGGCCAGGGGTATGAACTGCAGGATGGCGACCATCTTCTCCCAGCGAATGCTGCTCACCCCCTGGTAGGCGATGCCGGCGCCGGCGAAACCGCCGATCAAGGCATGGGATGAGCTGGTGGGCAATCCCCACCACCAAGTCAGCAGGTCCCAGGCGATGGCGCCCAGCAGGCCGGCCAACACCACATAGATGAACGCAGGATCCCCCACCTGGATGCGCACGATCTTGGAGACCGTATCCGCCACCCGTGGCATGAAGATAAACATGGCGGCAAAATTAAAAAAAGCGGCCCAGAGCACGGCGATGCGCGGCGACAGCACTCTGGTGGATACCACGGTGGCGATAGAGTTTGCGGCATCGTGGAATCCGTTGATCACATCAAAGACAAGGGCGAGCGCAATTGTAAAATACACCGTCAGCAAAGAAGAGCTCATCAGATTTTCTCAGGTTAATAAAACTCGGGCAGCCGCCGCTCTCATCAGAGTATTTTGGGTTCAGGCTTGAAAGAGGCGGAGAACAGGTTGGGACTGCTCCGATCAGGAAGAGGAGATGACGACACCTTCGATAATGTTGGCCACGTTTTCGCAGCGATCCACGGCTTTTTCCAGGCGTTCAAAGATCTCTTTCCATTTAATGATTACAATAGGCTGATCCTCCTGGAACAGCCGGATCAACGCAGAACGCAGGATGGTATCGCCCCGGCTCTCCAGATCGTGAATGGCGATGCAGTGGGTATTGATTTTTTGCATGTTTTTCAGATCGCGCATGGCGACCAGGCCGCCGGTGATCTCCGCCATGGAAGTCACGAGCACGTCTGCCAACTCGCGCGCTTCTGAACGCATTTGCGTGATGCCGTACAACTCGATGCGGGAACTGGCGGCGTCAATAGAATCCAGGATGTCGTCCAGCTGCTTGATCAGCTGCAGGATGTCCGTGCGTTCGATGGGAGTGATGAACGTTCGATGCAGCGCGTCGATGCACTCATGCGTGACATCGTCGGCCTGATGCTCCAGCTCGTGGATGCGCGCCACATGGACCGGAATGTCTTGGCCGTCAGAAGTCAGGGTCTGCAATTGCAGACACACCTCGGTGGTCAATCGTGCATGTTTCTCGAAAAAATCAAAAAAACTGTACTCTTTGGGTAAAAAACTTTTCAGCATAGCTGCTCCTGTTCGAGGGCGAGTGAAAAAATGAATGGCTTTTCAATTAGCTCCTGTTCAACATAAAATATAATTTCCTGGCCGGTGAAAAGCAAGCGCTGATTTTACGCAGCGGGTAATGAGGACGAGGAGGGGGAGCCGAGGTCCTGACTGCCGCTGTTCCACCGCAGCTGCTTGCGGCCGTTGCGCCGAATTTACGGCTGGCCGGAGCCACAGCCCGGTCAGGCGGCCTTCAGCGGCCGGGCCAAGGCTCGACCGGGCTGCGGCGTGCGGCAGAAACGTCAGGGTGGAAAACCGTTAAAAATCAAATCCCAATGAAAAACGGTGCACGGCGTTTAAAATGCCGAAATCCAGATAAGCGTAGTCGATGCGTAGGTTTACGGTCGACAGCATATGATAGGCCAGACCGCCGCCGAGGGTCACCCCCTCCTCGCTGTCCTTGAGAAAAAGGGATTTGTAACCGGCGCGGACAAATATGCTGTTGTACAACGCGTATTCAGCGCCGACGTTAACATATTCCGCATTGTCGCTGGGATGCACGGCATCCACGGCGCAGGTCAGTCGGTGACGGGCTCGGTTGATCACGTCCAGCGCGGCGCCCACCCGGAAGATGAGCGGCATGGACCAGTTATCGGTCTGCAGATGGGCAATGATCTTGTCGTTGTTGCCGGCGGTCGTAGGGCTGACATCATAGTTGACCTGAGTGTCGATGCCCTGCAAACGCATTTTGCTGCCGAAATTGGAGATGCTCATCCCCAGTCGCATATCATGCAGCTGAGTGGTGAACAGCACGCCCACATCCAGCGCCATGGCTGAGGCGCTCATGTGCCACAGTTTTTGCTGCACATATTTGCCGGTGAAGCCGATGGAGAAACGATCGGTGAGGCTGCGGCTGTAGCTGCCGCTGAGCGCCAGATCAGTAGAGCCGAAATACTCCCCTGTGCCCTCGGGATAAAAAATCGTCCGTACCTGCATTTCATCCATGCTCAAGGAAGTAACGCTGAGCCCGATGGCATCAGCGGAGGACAGAGGAATGGACACGCCCGCGTGGTCAAAGGCTATATCGGCGATCCATTGCGTATGGCTCATGGTCACCATGGTTTTGTTCAACCGTGAGAGCCCGGCTGGATTCCAGTACAGTGCTGTGGCGTCATCCGCGGTCGCCACAAATGCCCCGCCCATGGCCAGAGCCCGACCGCCGACCTCGATGGCCAGGAACGGCGCTGCGCTGGTGCCGACTTTGGACACCGCCTGCGCCTGCAGATCGCCGGCGCCCATCAAGGCAACCACGACAAAAAGAAAAAATTTTATTTTCATTGGTTTCGGTCTCCTCTACTTGATCACGCCAAATTTGCCGATTTTGGAGCCGATCCCCGGCGCATCTACGTGATAGATGTACACACCGTACGCGATCTCCATGCCGTCTTTGGAGAGCAGGTTCCACGATTCAGAACCGTCATTGATGAGACTGTCGTGCTCGAGAGTGGCCACCAGATAACCGCGCACGGTGAAAATTTTAATGGTGCATTGAGCCGGCAGATGGATGAAATCGATCTTGCGTTCTCCACGCCCCGATTTGAACACATGCTGCGGCTCCCAGGCGGCGGTCACGACATAGGGATTGGGCACCACAGCGATGCGGTTCAGGGCCGAATCGCTGCCGGCCTTTTGCTTGTCGATGTAGGGCGCATGGCTGGTGAAGGTGAACTGATCGCTGGAGGTGAATGGTTTGGTGATCGAGAGATTGAACACATCGCCGGCCTTGGGATGGATGGCGCGCGGAATGGTCGCCACCACGGTGGTATCCCGTTTGATGTGCGGAATGCCCAGCGTGTCGACCCAGGTGTGGGTGGTGATGTTCAAAACCAGGGAATCCGTCGGCGCCCAGAACTTGACCTGCCAGGTGCCCCGATATCGGCCGCCGATGTTCACCAGCGGAACGATGATGTCCTGATCGGACAGCACGCCGGCGGGATTGACATCCTGAAACACAAATTTCACCGAATCACCGGTGGTCGCGTTAAAGACTAAAAAATTCGCCGGCTTGTTGTTATACGCCTTGGTCACCGTCTGATCGAACACCACCACATGGTAATCATAGGGCACCGGCGTCTTGACGCCGCCGGCTATATACGTGGAAATATAGCCGGCATAGTTGCACACCGCACGGCCGGCGTCATAGGGTACTTTGTATTTCTCCGCCGCTTGTTTTAGCGCGTTGCCGCGGAACCAGCCAGCCCGGGTCAGGCTGGTGCGCAGCGTATCCGGAGCCAGAGGATGATCGACCACCACGATCTTGAGACCGTCGAAAAACGGGTTCATCTCCTCGCCGGCTACATAGGTGCTGGCATAGACGGGGAAATACTGATAGCTGATCTCATAGGTAACCCCGCTCTGCATTCTGCCGCCGGACACTGCGGCGATGGCGCCGCTCTCCTCCCGGATGGTGTAGTCAACACCGTTTTGCATCACCGCGCCTGTTGCAGGATCCTTTACTACAATGGACGGACGGTACAGATGCCTGTGGTCCAGTGCGACGGCCGTCGTGTCGGCGACAAACCGCTTCTGCTGCACCGTGTTGTTCAACACGGAAAAAAGAGTGTGCGGATTCGACGATTTGGCGAACGTCGTGTCGTCGAACAGAATCCTGTATTCCGTCTGGTCGATGATCTTCATCGGATCCAGCGGCGTCACTTCAATATACCCGGTCCCCGCTCCTTGAGTATGACGGATGGTTGGATTGGTGACCAGCGTACTCAGGGTGGTCGGCGCCACATAGCCGGCTGCCGGCGCGTTGGGAACCGCCTTGACCGTGTTGATGTCCAAGGCAATGACCTCGCCCAGCACATTGGTGCGGATGCGCTTGGCGCACACAGAGGGCGTGATCGGCAATAGGTTGGGGATCTCCGAAATGCCTCGGCTGTAAAAATCCTCATCATACCCCTGGTCATAGGAACAGACCGCATAATAGTAAGTCTGGCCATTCTGCACCGACGTATCGGTCCAGGTGTAGCGCAGCCCGGTGTTGCTGCCCATATTCAGCTGCAGCCCGTCGAGACCGATAGGATGCGGTCCTTCGAGCGAATCCAATTTATCGAATTGAGCGATCGGCTTGTCAAAGATCTTGTTGCCATAGGCGTTGGTGATCACATAGCTCTCAGTAAAGCCGGCATCGGTGCTGCGGAAGATCATGTAGCCTTCAAAATCCTTGCCATAGATGGGATCGCGGGTGAGTTCTTCAGCCCGTTTATCCCAATACAGGGTGACCTGACGATCGCCGGCCACCGCCGTGACCGTCGGCTTTTCAGGAGGTTTGGCGAAGTTATAGTCCGCATCATAGATCTTTTGCATCGTTTTAGCATTGCGCAGCAGATCATCGTAATCCTCGCCCAGGACCAAGGCGATGGCGAACTTGCGCTGATTGTTGGGATCGCCCAGTGGCGGCAATTGAAAATAGGCCGTGGCATAGAGAAAGGTGAGATCCACGGTTTGCATGATCTCGCTGAAATTGCCCGGCACGGTTTGCAGCCAGACACTTTCATCGTTGTCCATGACGATGCCGGGATAGGCGGCAGCGGTGAAACTGGTCAATCCCAGCTGGTCGGATTCGCTGTTGTCACTCATCTCGAAATTAGGCTCCGCCACCCCCAGGACGTAATCCGCATCCGGTTTGCCGTTGCCCTCGGTGCCGTCTGGATCCGGGCCTGGGTAGCCGATCATGCCCGGCGCCAGGCCGTCCAGTCCGACGTCGTCCAGGATTGGATTCCAATCTCCGTCATTATCGATGCCATCAGCCTGGGATTCATCGACCAGGCCGTCCTCGTCGTCATCCTTGCCATTCAATGGATCACCGGGGGATTCCAAATAGCGGAAGCCGAAATAGGCCGGCGGACCGCCCCAGGCGCCCTTGTTGTCGTGATCCCATTGATAGACGATATCTTCGGTTTTGTTGAAATAGGCGTCATCGTCCTTTTGATCGCCGTCATCGCCCACATCCGCGTCGCCGTACATGCCGAACACCATCTTGGTGTAATTGGTGGTGCTGTTGTTGGTTACCCAATAGGTCCAGATGATCAGATCCTCTGCCGCCGGGTGCGCCCATTGATAGCCGCGCACGGCGATCTCCAGCCCCAGTCCGCGGATGGTGGTGTCGATTTTAGAGGGCAGAAACTTGAATTCATCGTTATAATAGTCGTTCATCCGGTAATAGGTCTCCTGATCAGCGCGGATAAAAGCGCCGTACTGACCGTTCCAGTAAGGAATGCCAGTAGAAGGATCATACCAGCTCTTTTTGTCCGGCCAGCGCCAGGGCCAGCTGTCCGGTTTGCCGTCCTGATTGTCATCCAGCGCATCGCTGATGGCGATATAGGGCTGATTTTCTTCGGCATATCCGGGCAACGGCTCAAAGGCATAGAATCCGCCCGTGGGCCGGCCATCAGCCACACCGCTGGACGATGCACCGTCGCTGAAAATATGCCGGCGCTGGCCCAGCCGGTCCACCACTTCGGCGCCGATGACCGGGGTGAATTCGGCAAAGTAGCTGTGGCCGTTGGCGCCCTTGGGATAGACGCCGGATTCGACGCGACGGTTGGTCCAATCGCCGATGGATCCATAGTTATAGAACAGCGTACTGATCCGGTTGCCGTCCAGCGTGCCCTCCTTGCGGTCGGCATGCGCGGTGCTTTTGTTGAGACGGCCGTTTTGATCGGCATAGCCTCCCGAGGCAGCTCTACTGCTTGCGGTAATAAGAAAGAATAAAATGCAGCATAGAATTCTTTTCACTGAAACCTCCTCCTGACGTAACCAGCCTAACCTAGCGAAGGTTCAATCTACTTAAAAACCGACCGAAAGGCCGAGCTTGATTTCACGCGGCGATGAATAATAATCCGGCCGCCGCAGATATTCGGACAACGTGTTGGGACCAATGGACTCCGGCGTATACATGGGGATCAACGAATAGGTGGCGCGGCCGGTGTCGTTGTACACATAATCCTCATTGCGCCGGTCAAACAGGTTGTACACCACCAGATAGACACCGAAGCGCATGCCGGAGAGCGCAAACATTTTGTGCGCCCGCATATCGACATTGAGCTGATAGGGCTTGCGGCCGGCGTTTTCAAATGCCGTCCGTGTGCCGCGATACTCCGGCGTATACGGCAAACCCGAGCCCAATTGGGCGATAAAACTGACATTCCAGTTATTGGGAACGCCGAGGTTCACCGAGCCGTTCAGCGTATGGCGTTGATCCCAATCCAGGGCGACCAATTGCTTCTCCGGCTCTATGTCGTTGGAGGTGTCATAAAATGTGGCTTCCGGATCCGAGGCGTTGCCTTCGGAGACGGAATAGGTGTAATCCAATTTGGCCGACAGCATATTGGCATAGCGCTTGTCCAAAGTCAAAGTGATGCCGCGGATGTTGCCGTAATCGCGGTTGATATACAGCGCATAGCGGTCGCCGGCGGCGTAGGTCTCGATGATTTTTGTACCCAGCAGATTGCGCACGTCCTTGTAAAATCCCGTCACGTTGAGTCCCAGGTCTTCGGTCAACTGCTGCTGCAAGCCGATCTCATAACCCACCGTGCGCTGCGGTTCCAGGTCGGCGTTGCCCATGATCGTGTTAAGACCGGAGACCACTTCAAAATCTGGATTGGAATAGAGATAACTGTACGCTGGGATCTGAAGAAAATGACCATAGGAGAAATGAATGACGCCGCGTTCGGTGATCGGAAAGGCGATACCTACACGCGGGCTGATCTGATATTTGGCGGATGACTTTTTAAACCAGGTGGCGCTGCCGGATCCCCGCAGCGGTTCGCCGGTATCCGGATCGATGATGGCCGCCGGACCGTTCAAACGCACCCGGTCGCCGCCTATGGTGGTCGCCAGATGGCCTTCAGGGATAACGCCGTTCATGGGTTTGCCCGTATTGGGATCGATATAGGTTCTTTCGCCGGTGTTCGGATCAAGCCGGTAGGGCATCTTGACCAGCATGGTGTCCTGCCCCTGGACAGCCCATACCGATTTATATCGGTTGGGCACCCATAAGGAGGGATCAGACTGGTCGGTGGGTAGCTGCGAGTTGGAGTCGAAATATTCGAACCGAAGGCCCACATTGACGATCATATCGCGCAATTCGATCTTGTCCTGTAAAAAACCAGAGAGTTGGTAGGGACGGCGCACATAGCGGTCGTGCGCAGTCAGCGCGATATCCGGTATTTTCGGTTTCCAATCGGTGGATTGATCGATCTGAATGGTAAAGCTGTCTCCGAACAGCTTGTCCTTTTCAAATTCCATACCCGCTTTGAGCTGATGAATTTTACTGACCTGGCTGACGATTTCAAACTTGCCGATATGGGTCAGAGTGTAGCGCTCATAATGGCCCAGGTTGACGCCGCCGGCATAAAAACGATAGCCGCTGCTGGCGTTGAGCCGGTCCGAGCTGACATAGCGGGGATCCAATGGATCCTTAAACACATAAGACTGGCCATAGTTGTAAAAGTTGGAATAGCGGAAAGCATAAAACGTTTTCGGCGACAGGGTGTGCGTCAGAGTGAACACGTTGTTAAATCCAGATCCCCAGCTGGTGGGTCGTCCGGACGGCGTGTACTTCCATTTGTGGCTGTAGCTCTGGCTGCGCGACCAATCGGCCAGGCCGCCGAGCGTGACTTTGATGTTGTCAGCCACATTGTAGGCGAATTTCCACTGCCCGGAGAATTTGCGATAGGGGTTCATCGCTACAATGGATCCGTCGCCGGATTCCTGCCAGTTGGCGGCGGTTTGACTGAAATCGTTCGAGTCGGCGATGGTGAAGCGGTTCTGGCCGTAGAGATAGCCCTCCTGGTCCAGGGCGCGGCCGGAAAAGAAAAAGCTCACTTTATCCCGAGTGAACGGCACCGGTCCGCTGAGGTTGCCGCGCAGGTCCTTGTTGGACAGTGGGGTCACGTCGTCGATATGATCATAGAGTTCGGTGTCGGTGCTGACGTAATCGCCGAGATAGCCCACGACCTCGCCGGTCAATTTTTTTCCGCCCTCTTTAGTGACGATGTTGACGATGCCGGACATCGCCTGCCCATACTCGGCGTTGAACGTTCCGCTGACAAACTCCATCTCCTGGATGGCTTCATTCTCCACGCTCAGCGCCATGCCCGAGTTGTACGGATCGGTAACGCTGATACCATCAACCATGTAGCGCACCTCGCCTGAGCGGCCTCCGCGGATATGCAGCTCGCCACCGCTCCCCTGCACGACGCCGGCCTGTAGGGTCAACACCTGATTAAAATTTTCCACCGGCAGCTGCTTGATGTCCTCAGTGGCCACCACCGCGTGGCTGGAAGTGACGTCCTTGCGCACCAGCGGTCGTTCCGCCACCACAGTTACGGTTTCGTTGATATCCAGAACCGTGGAAGAGAGTTGAAAGTTCAACGGGGTGGTCAGGTCGATGGTGACCTTGACGCCGGTTTGCCGCAGGCTCTGATAACCGATCATCTTGGCAACCACGTTATACACGCCGGGCGGAATATTCAGAATGGCGTATTCACCGTTGATATCGGTGGCAGCGCCCAGCGTGGTGCCTTCCAGCAGGATGTTGACGCCGGGCAGTCCAGTGCGGCTGTTCTGGTCGATCACCCTGCCGGCGATTTTTCCCGTGGTGCCGGCCCACAGCATGGCAGGCAGCAACATCATGATGGCGCATTTGAGCATCCGCATCTAATCTACTCCTCCTGATGATGAAAAGAGAATGTAAAAACAACGTCAGAACATGGCGTTCGGCATGGGCCGGCTTATAGGGTTCAAAAAAGGCACTCCGATGGGATAGGGTTGGGCCTTTTCAACCCGGTATTCAGCG from bacterium includes:
- a CDS encoding DUF47 domain-containing protein → MLKSFLPKEYSFFDFFEKHARLTTEVCLQLQTLTSDGQDIPVHVARIHELEHQADDVTHECIDALHRTFITPIERTDILQLIKQLDDILDSIDAASSRIELYGITQMRSEARELADVLVTSMAEITGGLVAMRDLKNMQKINTHCIAIHDLESRGDTILRSALIRLFQEDQPIVIIKWKEIFERLEKAVDRCENVANIIEGVVISSS
- a CDS encoding TonB-dependent receptor, which produces MRMLKCAIMMLLPAMLWAGTTGKIAGRVIDQNSRTGLPGVNILLEGTTLGAATDINGEYAILNIPPGVYNVVAKMIGYQSLRQTGVKVTIDLTTPLNFQLSSTVLDINETVTVVAERPLVRKDVTSSHAVVATEDIKQLPVENFNQVLTLQAGVVQGSGGELHIRGGRSGEVRYMVDGISVTDPYNSGMALSVENEAIQEMEFVSGTFNAEYGQAMSGIVNIVTKEGGKKLTGEVVGYLGDYVSTDTELYDHIDDVTPLSNKDLRGNLSGPVPFTRDKVSFFFSGRALDQEGYLYGQNRFTIADSNDFSQTAANWQESGDGSIVAMNPYRKFSGQWKFAYNVADNIKVTLGGLADWSRSQSYSHKWKYTPSGRPTSWGSGFNNVFTLTHTLSPKTFYAFRYSNFYNYGQSYVFKDPLDPRYVSSDRLNASSGYRFYAGGVNLGHYERYTLTHIGKFEIVSQVSKIHQLKAGMEFEKDKLFGDSFTIQIDQSTDWKPKIPDIALTAHDRYVRRPYQLSGFLQDKIELRDMIVNVGLRFEYFDSNSQLPTDQSDPSLWVPNRYKSVWAVQGQDTMLVKMPYRLDPNTGERTYIDPNTGKPMNGVIPEGHLATTIGGDRVRLNGPAAIIDPDTGEPLRGSGSATWFKKSSAKYQISPRVGIAFPITERGVIHFSYGHFLQIPAYSYLYSNPDFEVVSGLNTIMGNADLEPQRTVGYEIGLQQQLTEDLGLNVTGFYKDVRNLLGTKIIETYAAGDRYALYINRDYGNIRGITLTLDKRYANMLSAKLDYTYSVSEGNASDPEATFYDTSNDIEPEKQLVALDWDQRHTLNGSVNLGVPNNWNVSFIAQLGSGLPYTPEYRGTRTAFENAGRKPYQLNVDMRAHKMFALSGMRFGVYLVVYNLFDRRNEDYVYNDTGRATYSLIPMYTPESIGPNTLSEYLRRPDYYSSPREIKLGLSVGF
- a CDS encoding inorganic phosphate transporter codes for the protein MSSSLLTVYFTIALALVFDVINGFHDAANSIATVVSTRVLSPRIAVLWAAFFNFAAMFIFMPRVADTVSKIVRIQVGDPAFIYVVLAGLLGAIAWDLLTWWWGLPTSSSHALIGGFAGAGIAYQGVSSIRWEKMVAILQFIPLAPMIGMASGFSFMLLVYWIFRKYRPSEVDSFFRKGQLFSAALYSLGHGGNDAQKTMGIIVALLVAAGMFDLDTQLSLLDLKTMWIILSCQTAMALGTAMGGWRIVKTMGMRLTKLKPVHGFCAETAGAATIFIATHLGIPVSTTHTIAGAIAGVGTTTNATKVKWSIFGRIVVSWVVTIPFSALVAAGCFYVVQWLHGAF
- a CDS encoding DUF1893 domain-containing protein, whose product is MKDWQKKIDDLQQAGLTLRVEKGGRVIFASSEPMLKPLLLCLQQRRSEIAGATVIDKIVGRAAAYLCVKGKVAEVITPLASLGAQDVLQQAGIPLQAQRVVAQIMNRDNTGPCPMEQLAGEALSAEGFYETLCVRIAAKTV
- a CDS encoding PorV/PorQ family protein, which codes for MKIKFFLFVVVALMGAGDLQAQAVSKVGTSAAPFLAIEVGGRALAMGGAFVATADDATALYWNPAGLSRLNKTMVTMSHTQWIADIAFDHAGVSIPLSSADAIGLSVTSLSMDEMQVRTIFYPEGTGEYFGSTDLALSGSYSRSLTDRFSIGFTGKYVQQKLWHMSASAMALDVGVLFTTQLHDMRLGMSISNFGSKMRLQGIDTQVNYDVSPTTAGNNDKIIAHLQTDNWSMPLIFRVGAALDVINRARHRLTCAVDAVHPSDNAEYVNVGAEYALYNSIFVRAGYKSLFLKDSEEGVTLGGGLAYHMLSTVNLRIDYAYLDFGILNAVHRFSLGFDF